Within the Medicago truncatula cultivar Jemalong A17 chromosome 4, MtrunA17r5.0-ANR, whole genome shotgun sequence genome, the region CAATCATCTCTCGCGAAGGTCAAGAACATCAAACTTCATGTTAGCATTCATATAGACATGAGAGCAGTGCTCATATATTGGACTTCCATCTGAAGGCTCTTCATGGGGATGAAATCCACGTTCTTGACAGTTACGAATTACAGAGACACCGCCTGGATCAGACAGGTGAAATATGCCATGTGGACTGCATCACCACATAAATGAAGTTATTCTAATTAGTGACAGAAATTgaaacaaattaatataataattcctTTTTAAATAAAGAATCTTCAAATATTATATCCATATCGAATTAGCACTATACTCCTCATTTCcatactaattaaatagtttctAAGGCACAACCAATAATATACATCAAAGAAAGTAGGTGGCTGTTATTAGCTTTTACATGATAAAgacgatttttattttatgtggtGAAAACTTTACCGAAATCAGTTACTATACATGCAAGATGTTTATTAAGGTTCCACAATTTGTGGATGTGCCATTTCTTGCTAACAAAAGGTATCATGTCTTTAATAACTAATaagtaaatgaaaataatactcTCTCGAGATCTTAGAGAGGTATAGAGAAAACagatggaaagagaaaaaaaagaaagggaagaGACAGAGTGAGAAAAAAATGTGACTGGTTATGTGacgagaaaagaaaagaaaagaaaagaaaagagagggAAAGAAAGAGATATATGCACTAAGCAAGTAGGGGGTGTGAGAACATAAGAACTCATAAGCAAATAACAGTACATAAAGGCAAATGGTTTAGCTAGGTTGGCTTTGATTGGAGGGTGGGGTGGCTGTGAGGAACATTAGAGAAGTAGCAGATGAGATCATATTTGTACCATATCAAATCGTCCATTGGATTGACCTAAATAACTATCAATCAATCATTTACCATGAAggttaataaaaaatagcatgCATCTAATTCATGGTCCATGAATGTGGACCATAGTTTTGAGCAAGTTGTTTAAGTTAAACAAAAACCTTCTCACTCCACTCCACATTCTTGGTCTATACCCAAGATCAAACAACAGAAGTAGCAAATAATTCTCTAATCCAATCTTGGCAAAGCATACTATTGAACAAAATTGGAGTGAAGAGAAGCCAAAGCTCAGCTAATGATCAGGGTTATTGTAGATGTTTCCTAGCTTAATCCACAATAAATGATGATCATGATTTATgaatgccaaaaaaaaaaattacctctCTGTATCTGTAGGAGCCATGACTATTGCAATTGCCTCTGGTAACATTATCTAAAATGAAACGACAAAATATGCATCATATTAGAAGAAATGCAGAAATGTTACTTGTAGTTGCCAATTGGATGTTGGAATAGAAGAACTTTAAAATTTGgtagtaccaaaaaaaaaaaaagaacttcaaGTTGGAAAATAAGGCTTATTGTCTAATtgtgttttataaaatattatacttCAAAATATTAGGCCCTGCTCCCATGatatattatactaaaaattcaaataagtgCAATATTTCTTGCCTGAGCCATAGTTATAGATATAGTGCCATATATTTACCTGATATGAGTAATGCGTGTGTAGATCCACGGATGACATGAAACAAGTCTGAGACGGGTGTGTCTTGaaatcaaaagataaataagTAAGATCAGTACTGGACATTTAAGACTTTAGAATAAAAGTGTGGGTAAAAGAAATACAAGAGGTGTGCTTGAAACAGAAGGTAATATGTCTCCAATTGTACCTTACAGGAGTAAAAACTATTTATGCACCCAACCATCAAAATCAGTATGTTAAGGCTTATGGTTACTTTGATTGTAATTACATAGAAAGGCAGAAACTATCATCTTtaagataaagataaaatacCTAAAGGCAGTGGAAACCAAAGGAaacagaaagagagagagacCATCGCAAGGACAAAATAGTAGCATACAATTGCTATCTTAGAGTATACTCCAAAGCCCCAAGAGGAAAAGGGAATGAAAAGGAATCATTCTGTTCATTTACTTCTTACTAAACCTGATTTGCTGTGTTTTTCACTTTTCTGCTTTCTTCAAGGCTATACTGATAGAAAAACGTGATGATTGGAACTTTTTTGAGAAACAGTGGCACAACGATTTGGCATGCTTGATGGCTATTAAAAGTTCACTGCCACTTTATTCAATCAAAAAGCACCCTTAAATTCTGTCAAAAACCTGGCTTTTTTATTTGTGTAGTATTACTCACATTGATATCACTCtatcaaaaagtaaataatttgATAATGAAAAATTTTAGTGTAGCCGGTTCAACTATCTGTATATACCAGGATTACAAAGAAAAGCGGGTAATTAAGGAATGATTCTTTGTAAGTTACTACTTAATAAATATGAGCAACATAAGTGATGCAGATTTCATATACTAATTAATCAGCACGCAGGCGCCCTGTAGTAGAACAGATCAATACTAAATGATAAGTTTTTTGCTGCCACCATACAGGATAGAAAAACAAGTTACTCCCgaatataaatacatataataGCCAAAGACAGAGGAGCACTTACATGTATCCAACCTAAAGAAAAAAGTGACAAGCTGTCTTGAACTTCAaatatttcttcttcattcaacGTTTGACACTGAACAATAAAGTCAATTCAGATGTCTTACTgcttaatagaaaaataacattgCAGGGTAGAAGAAAAGAGCATCAATGAaccatatttaaataataaaatcctTTGTATTTTGATGTGTACTTGATAATATTTTACCTAACTCACtctatgtatatataatatgcatcattccattttatctaaTATAAACCCAGgtatttggttaaaaaaaatcaaaatcaacataaatcccATTCACAACTAGAACCactgaaaaatcaatcaaaaacaaaatatgtgaAATGCATTGGATCATGAAggtaaaaaatgaagaaaacaaataaagcTTCTCACACATTTCACTCTTTGCCCTTTATCTGCATCCTTTGCTACCTAACAGGATCTACTTTTGTACTTTAATATTCCCCAACTTGCTCCATTTTATCTATACCTCAAACATTATTTTGAGACATTGGTGAAACTTTAAATCCCCGTCCATCAGTTTCTCCTATGAACTAAGTTGGCGGTGCTTATTGAAGTTTAGGGTTGGAGTTGGCAGTTTCAGATATTTTCAGCATCATAATTCTGTGGTAGGCCTCCTTCGATGTTATACTCTAACATGTAAATTATATAGCCATATGGAAGCTTGTGTAGGATTCACTTTGGGTAAGTATAACACTTACCAAACTTCTGTATGGtgtattttgaaacttttggtTTGTGACATCTGCATTACTATCAAATGTTTATGCTATGACATGGCTGTTTGTGATAACTATTCTAATAAGTATATTGTTCTGAGTCTCAAGATCACAAGGCTGGGTTTACACAGCTTGAGTTTTCAGGTTGTGACAACATGATAAAAACACTACAGAACTTTGAGGGTCTGCTTCCTCCTGCCCTGAAGCTCAATACATCACTCAACTTCTGCATATCTTCTACCCTCCCTTCTCTTCACATATATCCCCCACTCAACCCGGCTAGTCACTCATTTTCCACTGTTATATGGGCAGTATGTAACAATGTGGTCATTAGCTTGAATACTCTCCATCCAACAGCTACAGTTGCCGTGAGCTGATCAACTGCCTTTCATTCTATCATTGCTCAAATACATCTCAGTAGCAGGGGGTTTATCACAATCATTGGAGAATTCCCAAGGATGACTATATTAAAATTGACAAAAGAACCAGATTGTTTAAAAATATGTGAATTATTCGAACCTAAAGTACCGATGGATGTTGAAACAGTATTTCACAAAAATGTTAAGAAATCATTTCCACTATCAATAGTTCCTAATTGTGCATGATTCTCCGATCACAACATCTGTGTGGCATAACCTCAAAGCAGATAGAAGCAGAGAAGGTAGCCtgtaatatttgaaaatgataGAAATCAAGAGGACAAATTGGGTCAGCTGATACCAAATGTGGTTAATGAACCCAAGGTTTGGAGATGGCAAGGGGGATGAATAACTTGTGATGAGTTAGTTTATATAAGGACCAAGTGAGTAAGGAGAGCGAATATCATAGAATTCTGTTATGGCGAGATTGTGGGATCACAGAGAATCTTCTTTGGTGAGGGAAGCATTTTGACTTGCGTATGTAGACTTCGTTCTAtcagatttttcttttattctccTGTAATTTTCTTTGTTCATCAATACAAATTACAGGTTATTTAGTATCTTGCATCCTCTGAGACAGATAGTATAATGGCATATATAATTACTTAAAACAGAGAACTGGATCACAAGCACTTAAATATGATCGTCTTCTTACCGAGTCCGAAGTTGATTCCTGCTTTGGGATTATGAGTGTTGTTATCTGGAAAACCCTGTTTTTCTAGAGCCACGCAAATTGCAAGCACAAATAACTGTTAAAATTAGCACAAAGAAACTTTCTTGAATCTGGAGATACACAAAATTAAGTCTGCTCTTACCAGAGACCCTGCAAGAACACCACAAGTCTCTAAATTCTTTCGCGTGTTTACTGAAGCTAATCTCAGAAAATCTTCCATCATTTTTACAGGCTGCAAAAACGaattaaaaattatgatttacACAATGTAAGAACTAAACAACCTACACACAAATAAGAACATGTTCCAATGAATGACCAAGAGAGTCCAAGATATATGGTGCACACTTCTAGCAGAAAACTAAATTAGGCTTACGATGTGTAGGTGTTGAAATGTAGTGGGACCATGTCCAGAATCATGAGAAGATTTTGCTGGTCCTGGCCTTGGATCTGCAACTTTGGAATGAGGAATACAGGCACGTTCCGGGTGAACCTGTGCAAGAACAGGAGGAGGCAAAGGTTGCTTGATGTTGAGCGACTGTAAGAAGTCCTCCCTTGGTTCCGTTACAACAGGAGAACAAGACTCAGCAGTAGGATGCAACCATCTTCCATCATCCAAGGAGAGAATTGAATCCATTGTGGATGTAAGTGGTCCTTGGTCACCATCTTTA harbors:
- the LOC11414692 gene encoding AMSH-like ubiquitin thioesterase 3 — translated: MTIDLDSMAPKVDVDNRLPLRYYYRIADSLLKQARVYREENNVVDLYIMLLRFISLVSETIPYHRDYQATLANERAAYKKRSRLVLDELESLKPEFKRRLDKLNESRIQAPLPEENGFDMALQSSANSSLEWPAVNKRYNSSMDFKQSTGLGSQSSWKPNNTLSYNSMPIDKQFQKLSLNVPLPNKETLSRHSFLGPNGLRGQWLGPSAEIKVQYPSSNDLTHAKDSSTVKYDLAGIKDGDQGPLTSTMDSILSLDDGRWLHPTAESCSPVVTEPREDFLQSLNIKQPLPPPVLAQVHPERACIPHSKVADPRPGPAKSSHDSGHGPTTFQHLHIPVKMMEDFLRLASVNTRKNLETCGVLAGSLKNRVFQITTLIIPKQESTSDSCQTLNEEEIFEVQDSLSLFSLGWIHTHPSQTCFMSSVDLHTHYSYQIMLPEAIAIVMAPTDTESPHGIFHLSDPGGVSVIRNCQERGFHPHEEPSDGSPIYEHCSHVYMNANMKFDVLDLRER